One segment of Chlorocebus sabaeus isolate Y175 chromosome 24, mChlSab1.0.hap1, whole genome shotgun sequence DNA contains the following:
- the ARF6 gene encoding ADP-ribosylation factor 6: MGKVLSKIFGNKEMRILMLGLDAAGKTTILYKLKLGQSVTTIPTVGFNVETVTYKNVKFNVWDVGGQDKIRPLWRHYYTGTQGLIFVVDCADRDRIDEARQELHRIINDREMRDAIILIFANKQDLPDAMKPHEIQEKLGLTRIRDRNWYVQPSCATSGDGLYEGLTWLTSNYKS; encoded by the coding sequence ATGGGGAAGGTGCTATCCAAAATCTTCGGGAACAAGGAAATGCGGATCCTCATGTTGGGCCTGGACGCGGCCGGCAAGACAACAATCCTGTACAAGTTGAAGCTGGGCCAGTCGGTGACCACCATTCCCACTGTGGGTTTCAACGTGGAGACGGTGACTTACAAAAATGTCAAGTTCAACGTATGGGATGTGGGCGGCCAGGACAAGATCCGGCCGCTCTGGCGGCATTACTACACTGGGACCCAAGGTCTGATCTTCGTAGTGGACTGCGCCGACCGCGACCGCATCGATGAGGCTCGCCAGGAGCTGCACCGCATTATCAATGACCGGGAGATGAGGGACGCCATAATCCTCATCTTCGCCAACAAGCAGGACCTGCCCGATGCCATGAAACCCCACGAGATCCAGGAGAAACTGGGCCTGACCCGGATTCGGGACAGGAACTGGTATGTGCAGCCCTCCTGTGCCACCTCAGGGGACGGACTCTATGAGGGGCTCACATGGTTAACCTCTAACTACAAATCTTAA